In Lepus europaeus isolate LE1 chromosome 9, mLepTim1.pri, whole genome shotgun sequence, the following are encoded in one genomic region:
- the GNAI2 gene encoding guanine nucleotide-binding protein G(i) subunit alpha-2: MGCTVSAEDKAAAERSKMIDKNLREDGEKAAREVKLLLLGAGESGKSTIVKQMKIIHEDGYSEEECRQYRAVVYSNTIQSIMAIVKAMGNLQIDFADTSRNDDARQLFALSAAAEEQGVLPEDLSGVIRRLWADQGVQACFGRSREYQLNDSAAYYLNDLERIAQSDYIPTQQDVLRTRVKTTGIVETHFTFKDLHFKMFDVGGQRSERKKWIHCFEGVTAIIFCVALSAYDLVLAEDEEMNRMHESMKLFDSICNNKWFTDTSIILFLNKKDLFEEKITHSHLTICFPEYTGANKYDEAASYIQSKFEDLNKRKDTKEIYTHFTCATDTKNVQFVFDAVTDVIIKNNLKDCGLF; the protein is encoded by the exons ATGGGCTGCACCGTGAGCGCCGAGGACAAGGCGGCGGCCGAGCGCTCAAAGATGATCGACAAGAACTTGCGGGAGGATGGCGAGAAGGCGGCGCGGGAGGTGAAGTTGCTGTTGTTGG GTGCTGGGGAGTCCGGAAAGAGTACCATCGTCAAGCAGATGAA GATCATCCACGAGGATGGCTACTCGGAGGAGGAATGCCGGCAGTACCGGGCAGTGGTCTACAGCAACACCATCCAGTCCATCATGGCCATTGTCAAGGCCATGGGCAACCTGCAGATTGACTTTGCCGATACCTCCCGCAAT GACGATGCCAGGCAGCTGTTTGCGCTGTCAGCTGCTGCCGAGGAGCAGGGAGTGCTCCCTGAGGACCTGTCTGGCGTCATCCGGAGGCTCTGGGCTGACCAAGGGGTGCAGGCCTGCTTTGGCCGCTCGCGGGAGTACCAGCTCAACGACTCAGCCGCCTA CTACCTGAACGACCTGGAGCGCATCGCACAGAGCGACTACATCCCCACGCAGCAGGACGTGCTGCGCACCCGCGTGAAGACCACAGGGATCGTGGAGACGCATTTCACCTTCAAGGACCTGCACTTCAA GATGTTTGATGTGGGTGGCCAGCGGTCGGAGCGGAAGAAGTGGATCCACTGCTTTGAGGGCGTCACAGCCATCATCTTCTGCGTCGCCTTGAGCGCCTATGACTTGGTGCTAGCTGAGGACGAGGAGATG AACCGCATGCATGAGAGCATGAAGCTGTTTGACAGCATCTGCAACAACAAGTGGTTCACGGACACGTCCATCATCCTCTTCCTCAACAAGAAGGACCTGTTTGAGGAGAAGATCACACACAGCCACCTGACCATCTGCTTTCCTGAGTACACAG GGGCCAACAAGTATGACGAGGCAGCCAGCTACATCCAGAGCAAGTTTGAGGACCTGAACAAGCGCAAAGACACCAAGGAGATCTACACGCACTTCACGTGCGCCACCGACACCAAGAACGTGCAGTTCGTGTTCGACGCCGTCACCGACGTCATCATCAAGAACAACCTGAAGGACTGCGGCCTCTTCTGA